The following are from one region of the Epinephelus fuscoguttatus linkage group LG11, E.fuscoguttatus.final_Chr_v1 genome:
- the ylpm1 gene encoding YLP motif-containing protein 1 isoform X3 produces the protein MFPSWGGYGAPPSQNFGGPGPRKQPGGGHAGPTTGFGGFEATSSGGSMFSSLQEQHLQQMQQLQMLHQKQLQSVLQHGSNDNAYGGGHPGGYSGPSWHPDGGAGPPPYYMQDETPAQLNRGPPAPPAGHPQPPPLPPQPQPSDPQPLPPPPEPPTSKPPENNSAPKAKEVIKKDPPTVEEDNSLPLQEQQQLWYKQHLQNLQKLKQEKAKQNQKDSDGPVPPPPQSQAVPPLPPSEPPKGAPPPPPPKEEPPAPPPPPEDTKSDNVGNSPTYTDTPEVPQDPEEAARLQQLQAAAAQWQKVQQQRAGLQYQALMQQHEKLQQILEKYQQLIQQPTNLQSMSPEMQLRHYEMQQQQFTPLFGDWDRSFALWYEQFQTYPHKDQLQDYERQWKQWQEQMNATNAHLQERVATLTAMVPFASSQYSSGMMGQFGQYPGQDMHMQQQSASLGVQHSPVGVGPNAQGPRSAGFGPHSEPPAGPPVRGVGPAAMGVRPPVPPTIQPPSVNSIRGPRPAGPTGNNAGFDGPPRFDQPQQRFDAPPRFDQPQQRFDAPPRFDQPQNRFEGPPRFDQPQQRFDGPPRFDQPQQRFDGPPRFNQPQQRFDGPPRFDQPRHRFDGPPRFDQPRQRFDGPPRFDQPRFGGQPRFEQPQRLPVPQPLTERPPVPQQKQQQGPQPKAQLAPKPPASMDSKTPGKAAGPPQSEKEKVKSESGGKASADDLTDDNLLGAEGFFVQDDPIPQTLQTKPEESDDKNASINTEKPKPGTDKPPVTAPSTVVSKNTAPQNSHKPEGPLTNNKPQLLPKPAGIQQDPQDSVHMQSRPDPTRPPPGRGRGQPPVPVQMPGRGRGQRGCEDFRGPNTMPHEEDMEEMSYDYMPPEENLEMQEEEEDYHWHDPSYEECGDEESEVPPEEMWTSDGHHYSTEEEYYEEPIGGPPMGRVGPPMMRGGPHMGRGGPPMGRGGPPMGRGGPPMGRGGPPMGRGGPPMGRGGPPMGRGGPPMGRGGPPMGRGGPPMGRGGPPMGRGGPPMGRGGPPMGRGGPPMGRGGPPMGRGGPPMGRGGPPMGRGEPVEMHWEEPESAEYSEEGDPYWGEGRPPMRGMRPPFPSGRGRPPPGHPGFMHPGRGRPPHPAHGPMDHESLGHGIEMDDTEMDPEGYHGHDPHSHPMHPDAGRGRRRVPPPHEMMDPMEEPLYDEGMERELEWQPPHGRGRPLPPHEMMDSGGMRRRPMGRGMARGMWRPGPTHEEYEERHSEGFVADYGHGEEGYRWRPPRDYPPDDFRHEGKYYESEWDSERPPPERDYPPRMPPPEPYRDGHWPEERERGRPYPYDEHDRERGELRICEYRDEPPYRQEEPPYPPPAPPSEWDRPSRIPLPPERGYSADYEDRRAHYDERKEEPPLDIRTPLPPTVPVTNPPESSVDPTSQGPSGNVLALSQRQHEIILKAAQELKLIRELQEGKTPGAEPQSAPPDILSELPAGLLGLEIPPDVRNVLKGIGTTAQTAVTEPVSWDPKPAATDYQPSLSVSTTPLIPKTVDYGHGHEPGATVERISYGERIILRPDPVTSDRGYEKEPLRDPYGRDPYYERRSDPYLDRRDYSRERELYREKPPEYERERERYERERYPPRDRDDRSPLVPSSRSGYRDRERELRERDRSGSRDRDEHYGRPGYDRPPYERSGLDRGVPERYGHSSSPYIDRRSYQDDRGPPPAPALPPPPQPPPRVEKKPEIKNIDDILKPPGRSSRPERIVIIMRGLPGSGKSHVAKLIRDKEVDCGGAPPRVLVLDDYFMTEVEKTEKDPDTGKRVKTKVLEYEYEPEMEDTYRSSMLKTFKKTLDDGFFPFIILDTINDRVKHFDQFWSAAKTKGFEVYLAEITADTQTCAKRNVHGRTQKDITRMANNWEPSPRHMVRLDVRSLLQDAAIEEVEMEDFNPDDEPQEQKREEEEESDMGYIPKSKWEMDTSEAKLDKLDGLGSGGKRKREDMADLEDYLQLPDDYATRLSQPGKKRVRWADLEEQKEADRKRAIGFVVGQTDWERITDESGQLAQRALNRTKYF, from the exons ATGTTTCCCTCCTGGGGAGGCTATGGGGCACCCCCGTCACAAAACTTTGGAGGGCCTGGGCCCCGGAAGCAACCTGGCGGCGGCCACGCAGGACCGACAACGGGTTTCGGCGGCTTCGAGGCCACCTCCTCCGGCGGCTCCATGTTCTCCAGCCTCCAAGAGCAACACCtccagcagatgcagcagctgcagatgCTGCACCAGAAACAGCTCCAGTCTGTGTTACAGCACGGCAGCAATGATAATGCGTACGGTGGTGGACACCCGGGCGGATATTCAGGACCATCTTGGCATCCAGACGGCGGTGCTGGACCGCCGCCGTACTATATGCAGGACGAGACACCTGCTCAGCTGAACAGAGGTCCCCCTGCACCTCCGGCGGGACACCCACAgcctcctcccctcccaccGCAACCACAGCCCAGCGATCCTCAGCCGCTTCCTCCCCCTCCAGAACCCCCGACATCCAAACCACCGGAGAACAACAGTGCTCCCAAAGCCAAAGAGGTCATCAAGAAAGATCCACCCACAGTAGAGGAAGACAACTCCTTACCTTTGCAG GAGCAACAACAACTTTGGTACAAACAACATCTTCAAAATCTGCAGAAGTTAAAACAAGAGAAGGCCAAACAGAATCAGAAAGACAGTGATGGTCCTGTGCCACCACCCCCTCAAAGCCAAGCTgtgcctcctctccctccatcagAACCGCCAAAAGGTGcacctcctccaccccctccGAAAGAGGAGCCCCCagcaccacctccacctcctgaggATACAAAG AGTGACAATGTAGGAAATTCACCTACGTATACGGACACC CCCGAGGTCCCACAAGACCCAGAGGAGGCTGCCCGCCTGCAGCAGTTGcaggctgcagcagcacagtggcAGAAGgtacagcagcagagagcaggcTTACAATACCAGGCTCTTATGCAACAGCACGAAAAGCTTCAGCAGATCCTGGAAAAGTACCAACAGCTGATTCAGCAACCTACAAACTTACAG TCAATGTCTCCTGAAATGCAGCTGAGGCACTATGAAATGCAACAGCAGCAATTCACCCCTTTATTTGGGGACTGGGATCGCTCCTTCGCCCTGTGGTACGAGCAGTTCCAGACCTATCCCCACAAAGACCAACTGCAGGACTATGAGCGCCAGTGGAAGCAGTGGCAGGAGCAGATGAACGCGACCAATGCCCACCTTCAAGAGAGGGTGGCCACCCTCACTGCCATGGTGCCATTCGCCTCAAGCCAGTATAGTAGCGGGATGATGGGACAGTTTGGCCAATACCCTGGACAAGACATGCATATGCAGCAGCAGTCAGCAAGCCTGGGTGTGCAGCATTCCCCAGTTGGTGTTGGTCCCAACGCTCAAGGTCCACGGTCTGCTGGCTTTGGGCCACATTCAGAACCACCTGCTGGTCCTCCTGTGAGAGGAGTGGGCCCTGCAGCCATGGGAGTCAGACCTCCTGTGCCCCCCACCATTCAGCCACCAAGCGTCAACAGCATCAGAGGTCCACG TCCTGCTGGTCCCACCGGAAACAATGCTGGTTTTGATGGTCCTCCAAGATTTGACCAGCCACAGCAGCGCTTTGATGCTCCCCCAAGGTTTGACCAGCCACAGCAGCGTTTTGATGCTCCCCCAAGGTTTGACCAACCACAGAACCGCTTTGAAGGTCCCCCAAGGTTTGATCAACCACAGCAGCGCTTTGATGGGCCCCCAAGATTTGATCAACCACAGCAGCGCTTTGATGGGCCCCCGAGGTTCAACCAACCACAGCAGCGCTTTGATGGCCCCCCTCGATTTGACCAACCAAGGCACCGCTTTGATGGTCCCCCCAGGTTTGACCAACCACGGCAGCGCTTTGATGGTCCCCCCAGATTTGACCAACCTCGATTTGGGGGGCAGCCCAGGTTTGAACAGCCCCAAAGGCTCCCTGTCCCCCAGCCCCTAACTGAACGCCCACCTGTGCCCcagcaaaaacaacagcaaGGTCCCCAACCTAAGGCACAACTTGCCCCTAAACCACCAGCCAGTATGGATTCTAAGACTCCTGGAAAGGCAGCGGGGCCGCCACagtctgaaaaagaaaaagtcaaatcAGAATCAGGTGGTAAGGCCAGTGCTGACGACTTGACAGATGACAACTTGCTTGGAGCTGAAGGCTTTTTTGTCCAAGATGACCCTATTCCTCAGACATTACAAACAAAACCTGAAGAATCAGATGACAAAAATGCTTCTATCAATACCGAAAAACCAAAACCTGGTACAGACAAGCCTCCTGTAACTGCTCCTTCTACTGTAGTATCAAAAAATACTGCTCCACAAAATTCCCACAAACCAGAGGGACcattaacaaacaacaaaccccAGTTGCTTCCAAAGCCTGCTGGAATCCAACAGGACCCACAAGATTCTGTCCATATGCAGTCAAGGCCAGATCCTACAAGGCCTCCTCCTGGAAGGGGACGAGGCCAGCCCCCAGTGCCTGTCCAAATGCCTGGACGAGGACGTGGGCAAAGGGGCTGTGAAGACTTTAGGGGGCCGAATACTATGCCACATGAGGAGGATATGGAAGAAATGTCTTATGACTACATGCCACCCGAGGAGAACTTGGAGatgcaggaagaggaggaagactaTCACTGGCATGATCCTTCATACGAGGAGTGCGGTGATGAGGAATCGGAGGTGCCCCCTGAAGAAATGTGGACATCAGATGGACATCACTACTCGACAGAGGAAGAGTATTATGAAGAACCAATCGGAGGACCTCCTATGGGGAGAGTAGGGCCCCCAATGATGAGAGGAGGGCCCCATATGGGAAGGGGAGGCCCACCTATGGGCAGAGGTGGTCCTCCTATGGGTAGAGGCGGACCCCCTATGGGTAGAGGCGGACCCCCTATGGGTAGAGGTGGGCCACCTATGGGTAGAGGAGGGCCACCTATGGGTAGAGGAGGGCCACCTATGGGTAGAGGGGGTCCACCAATGGGTAGAGGGGGACCTCCAATGGGAAGAGGGGGACCTCCAATGGGAAGAGGGGGACCCCCCATGGGTAGGGGAGGACCCCCAATGGGAAGAGGGGGACCCCCCATGGGTAGGGGAGGACCCCCAATGGGTCGAGGAGGACCACCTATGGGTAGAGGAGGACCACCTATGGGAAGAGGAGAGCCAGTGGAGATGCACTGGGAAGAACCTGAGTCAGCAGAATACTCAGAGGAAGGGGATCCTTACTGGGGAGAAGGGAGACCTCCAATGAGAGGCATGAGACCCCCATTTCCATCCGGCAGGGGTCGTCCTCCACCTGGACATCCTGGTTTCATGCACCCAGGAAGAGGACGCCCCCCTCACCCAGCACATGGGCCAATGGATCACGAGTCATTAGGTCATGGAATAGAAATGGATGATACTGAAATGGATCCAGAAGGGTACCATGGACATGACCCTCATAGCCATCCGATGCATCCTGATGCAGGAAGAGGCAGGCGTCGTGTACCACCGCCTCATGAAATGATGGATCCTATGGAGGAGCCATTGTACGATGAAGGCATGGAGAGAGAATTGGAGTGGCAGCCGCCACATGGCAGAGGCCGTCCTCTGCCTCCACATGAGATGATGGATTCCGGAGGAATGAGGAGGAGACCTATGGGTCGAGGGATGGCAAGAGGCATGTGGCGGCCAGGTCCAACACATGAGGAATATGAAGAAAGACATAGTGAGGGTTTTGTAGCGGACTATGGTCATGGAGAAGAGGGGTATCGCTGGCGGCCACCAAGGGACTATCCTCCTGATGACTTTCGGCATGAGGGCAAGTACTATGAGTCTGAATGGGACAGTGAGCGTCCTCCTCCTGAGAGGGACTATCCCCCTCGCATGCCACCACCTGAGCCCTACAGAGATGGCCATTGGCCAGAGGAAAGAGAACGAGGTCGCCCATATCCTTATGATGAACATGACAGGGAAAGAGGGGAACTTAGAATTTGTGAGTATAGGGATGAGCCACCGTACCGACAAGAAGAACCACCATACCCACCACCAGCACCGCCTTCAGAATGGGATAGGCCTTCAAGAATTCCTCTACCACCAGAGAGAGGGTATTCTGCTGACTATGAGGATCGCAGAGCTCACTATGATGAGCGTAAAGAAGAGCCTCCTTTGGATATACGGACACCTTTACCTCCCACTGTACCTGTCACAAACCCTCCAGAGAGCTCCGTTGATCCGACATCTCAAGGACCAAGTGGAAATGTACTTGCTCTGTCCCAGCGTCAGCATGAGATCATCTTGAAGGCTGCTCAAGAGTTGAAACTTATAAG GGAATTGCAGGAGGGGAAGACACCTGGTGCTGAACCTCAGTCTGCACCACCTGACATCCTGTCTGAGCTTCCTGCTGGTCTTCTTGGTTTGGAGATCCCACCAGACGTCAGGAATGTTTTGAAG GGAATCGGTACTACTGCTCAGACAGCTGTAACTGAACCTGTGTCCTGGGATCCTAAACCTGCTGCAACAGATTACCAGCCATCTCTCTCTGTATCCACAACTCCACTGATTCCAAAGACTGTGGATTATGGGCATGGGCACG AGCCCGGAGCCACCGTTGAGCGAATCTCTTATGGTGAGAGAATTATATTGAGGCCTGACCCTGTGACATCAGACAGGGGCTATGAGAAAG AACCTCTCAGAGATCCTTATGGCAGAGACCCTTATTACGAAAGACGATCGGACCCCTATTTGGACCGCCGGGAttacagcagagagagggaATTATACAGAGAGAAGCCACCTGAatatgaaagagaaagagaaagatatGAGAGGGAGCGCTATCCCCCACGAGACAGAGATGACAG ATCTCCGCTGGTACCTTCTTCACGCTCAGGATACAGGGACCGAGAGCGGGAACTTCGGGAGAGGGACCGAAGTGGGAGTCGTGATCGTGACGAACATTATGGAAGGCCTGGCTATGACAGACCTCCATACGAGCGCAGCGGACTCGACCGTGGTGTGCCTGAGCGTTACGGCCATAGCTCCTCACCTTACA TAGACAGGAGAAGTTACCAAGACGACAGAGGGCCTCCCCCTGCACCTGCCCTTCCGCCTCCACCTCAGCCGCCTCCACGAGTCGAGAAGAAACCAGAAATCAAGAATATTGACGATATCCTCAAACCACCTGGCAGATCATCTCGACCTGAAAGG attGTCATCATCATGAGAGGCCTTCCAGGAAGTGGAAAAAGCCATGTTGCAAAGCTCATACGG GATAAGGAAGTTGATTGTGGCGGCGCACCTCCAAGAGTTCTTGTTTTGGACGACTATTTCATGACGGAGGTTGAGAAAACTGAGAAGGACCCAGACACGGGGAAAAGGGTCAAAACCAAG GTTCTTGAGTACGAGTACGAGCCGGAGATGGAGGACACGTACCGGAGCAGCATGCTGAAAACGTTCAAGAAAACTCTGGATGACGGCTTTTTCCCCTTCATCATTTTGGACACTATTAATGACAGGGTTAAACATTTTGATCAGTTCTGGAGTGCAGCTAAAACAAAAGGATTTGAG GTGTACCTCGCTGAAATCAccgcagacacacagacttgtGCGAAGAGAAACGTCCATGGGCGCACACAAAAGGATATAACGAGG ATGGCCAACAACTGGGAGCCTTCGCCACGTCATATGGTGCGCTTGGACGTCCGGTCGCTGCTTCAGGATGCTGCTATAGAGGAG GTTGAAATGGAGGACTTTAATCCCGATGACGAGCCCCAGgagcagaagagagaggaggaagaagagagtgATATG